A single window of Sparus aurata chromosome 12, fSpaAur1.1, whole genome shotgun sequence DNA harbors:
- the rgs3a gene encoding regulator of G-protein signaling 3a isoform X11, translating into MPAPMFHTMVDFSEKYLERAKDMKNRLAFLRRRNESPGSNPASKLDKSMKSVKPTPEEALKWGDSLDKLLAHKYGLAAFRAFLRTEFSEENLEFWLACEEYKKIKSQSKMASKAKKIFAEYIAIQSCKEVNLDSYTRDHTKDNLQNVTRSCFDLAQRRIYGLMEKDSYPRFLRSELYSDLINQKKPSSTPTSSSS; encoded by the exons ATGCCGGCACCCATGTTTCACACTATGGTTGATTTCTCTGAGAAGTACCTTGAAAG GGCCAAAGACATGAAGAACCGGCTGGCTTTCCTGCGGAGGAGGAATGAATCCCCAGGAAGCAACCCAGCCAGCAAGTTAGACAAATCCATGAAGTCAGTCAA GCCTACCCCGGAGGAGGCGCTGAAGTGGGGGGACTCACTTGACAAACTGCTGGCACACAAAT ATGGTCTGGCAGCCTTCAGAGCTTTCCTGCGCACAGAGTTCAGCGAGGAGAATCTGGAATTCTGGCTAGCATGCGAGGAATACAAGAAGATCAAGTCGCAGTCCAAGATGGCCTCAAAAGCCAAGAAAATCTTTGCGGAATACATCGCCATCCAGTCGTGTAAAGAG GTTAATCTGGATTCGTACACCAGAGATCACACTAAGGACAACCTGCAGAATGTGACGCGCTCCTGCTTCGACCTAGCGCAGCGGCGGATATACGGGCTGATGGAGAAGGACTCATACCCACGCTTCCTGCGCTCAGAACTCTACTCGGACTTAATCAACCAAAAAAAGCCCAGCTCCACTCCGACTTCATCGTCATCATAA
- the rgs3a gene encoding regulator of G-protein signaling 3a isoform X12, which yields MAKDMKNRLAFLRRRNESPGSNPASKLDKSMKSVKPTPEEALKWGDSLDKLLAHKYGLAAFRAFLRTEFSEENLEFWLACEEYKKIKSQSKMASKAKKIFAEYIAIQSCKEVNLDSYTRDHTKDNLQNVTRSCFDLAQRRIYGLMEKDSYPRFLRSELYSDLINQKKPSSTPTSSSS from the exons AT GGCCAAAGACATGAAGAACCGGCTGGCTTTCCTGCGGAGGAGGAATGAATCCCCAGGAAGCAACCCAGCCAGCAAGTTAGACAAATCCATGAAGTCAGTCAA GCCTACCCCGGAGGAGGCGCTGAAGTGGGGGGACTCACTTGACAAACTGCTGGCACACAAAT ATGGTCTGGCAGCCTTCAGAGCTTTCCTGCGCACAGAGTTCAGCGAGGAGAATCTGGAATTCTGGCTAGCATGCGAGGAATACAAGAAGATCAAGTCGCAGTCCAAGATGGCCTCAAAAGCCAAGAAAATCTTTGCGGAATACATCGCCATCCAGTCGTGTAAAGAG GTTAATCTGGATTCGTACACCAGAGATCACACTAAGGACAACCTGCAGAATGTGACGCGCTCCTGCTTCGACCTAGCGCAGCGGCGGATATACGGGCTGATGGAGAAGGACTCATACCCACGCTTCCTGCGCTCAGAACTCTACTCGGACTTAATCAACCAAAAAAAGCCCAGCTCCACTCCGACTTCATCGTCATCATAA